ATCGATTGGAATGGCTTTTGCAAAAGGGAACCGAACTCGGCCTCACACATTTTTATTTTCTAAACTTCGAACAATCCGATCGAAAGGATTTTAATATGGAAAGGGCGCAGAAGATCACGGAGGAAGCGGCGGCGCAGTCAAAACAGATCTTTCTGCCGGAAGTGCACGCGCCGGTTTCTCTAAAGGAATTTCTAAAATCCCAGGCGAATCAAAATCATTCTTACTATCTTTTAGATCCCAGAGGAGAATCGGAATTGAAACCGGAATACTTTCAGAATTCGATTTGGATCATCGGCCCGGAGGGCGGTTTTCGAGAAAAAGAAACAAACCTACTGAAAGAGAAAAAGGTCTTGGGAGTAAAGGCGGGAGATTCTATTTTAAGAATCGAGACCGCTGGAATTTTCGCGGCCTCGATGTTTCGATACTTTACTTGTTAAGAGCGCTGTATTGCAGATACAAACTTACGATATTGCAGTTTGTAGTGCAGGCGCTTGTGCAAGTATTCAGGTTTTGCAGGTTGGCGCTGGTAGTAGTTGCACCCCAACGGTCCGCACAAACGGCGTTGCAAGAATCGATCGTTCCTCCGGGGCCGCAAGCAAGGATATAATTGAAAACGGCCTTATCAGTGGTCTCATCGTGTCTGGAATGACAGCCACTCACAGCAAGGAAAAATAAAAGGGATATTAGAATGATTGAAGACAGTTTCCTCATACGGTTAGGTTCCCTAGCAAGGAATTCCTCGTAAATCAAAAAAGATTGGACAGAGACAGATTCCAACGCAAACTTTTTTCGATATCGTTATGAAAGTGAACGGAAAAAAACTTCCCCTTTCCGATTTGAAATCGTCCCAAATTCCAGACCTATTAGAATATCTGAAAATAAAACCGGATATGGTCGCCATTCAGAGAAACGGCAGCATTCTCAAGAGAGAGTTTTGGGGCCAAACTGAATTAATGGAAGAAGATCAGCTGGAAATTCTAAGGTTCGTCGGCGGTGGTTGATCCTAACGTTTGGTTTCACGCGGGCTTATATCCGATTCTGGATCTGGATTTTTGCAAAAAGAAAAATCTCAATTTTTTTGAGCTTCCCAAACTTTGGATGGAATATCCGGATATAGTTCCTTGGATTCAGATTCGTGCGAAGAACGTAAGCGCCGAAGAATTGGATTCCCTCGTAAAAACTTTGTTAGATAAATATCCGTCGATTCCTTGGATTCTAAACGATTCCTGGAAAGAGGCGATCCGATTTGATTGTTTCGGAGCTCACGTTGGAAAAGAGGATTACGAATCCTTGAACGAAGAAGAAAAAATTTCACTCCGAGAGTCGAAATTATTTTTAGGAACCTCGTCTCATACCATCGATGAAGTGAACGTGTTGGATTCTTCCCTTTGGAATTATACGGGATTAGGGCCGATCTTTCCGACCGAAAACAAAGACGACGCAAAATCCATAATCGGAATCGAGTCTTTGTCCAAACTTTCACGGCCGCGTTCTCTGCCCGTTACTTTGATCGGAGGAATTCAAGTTTCGAATCTGGATCAGATTTTGGACCAAGGTTCGTTTCTCCTTTCGAGTATTTCCATGGTTTGTATCGAGG
This is a stretch of genomic DNA from Leptospira tipperaryensis. It encodes these proteins:
- a CDS encoding 16S rRNA (uracil(1498)-N(3))-methyltransferase, which gives rise to MEETILFRRDWNSEKEFFLNREEISHLKALRIHSEKKLLRVLNGNGSEWIYEVEANSNQGFLKESKVHPKSERISGIATAIPKGNRLEWLLQKGTELGLTHFYFLNFEQSDRKDFNMERAQKITEEAAAQSKQIFLPEVHAPVSLKEFLKSQANQNHSYYLLDPRGESELKPEYFQNSIWIIGPEGGFREKETNLLKEKKVLGVKAGDSILRIETAGIFAASMFRYFTC
- the thiS gene encoding sulfur carrier protein ThiS; translated protein: MKVNGKKLPLSDLKSSQIPDLLEYLKIKPDMVAIQRNGSILKREFWGQTELMEEDQLEILRFVGGG
- a CDS encoding thiamine phosphate synthase; translation: MVDPNVWFHAGLYPILDLDFCKKKNLNFFELPKLWMEYPDIVPWIQIRAKNVSAEELDSLVKTLLDKYPSIPWILNDSWKEAIRFDCFGAHVGKEDYESLNEEEKISLRESKLFLGTSSHTIDEVNVLDSSLWNYTGLGPIFPTENKDDAKSIIGIESLSKLSRPRSLPVTLIGGIQVSNLDQILDQGSFLLSSISMVCIEEEFRAAAAKIRARKR